GTTGTCAGGTTCTCGTCCACTGAGCTACCGTTACCCATCGGGAAAAACCACCGAGATGAACGACATCTGAGTGTCGGGGTTGAGGAGCGGCTACTTGCCACTCAGGATCCGAAAGGAGGAGCGGCCGCTCGCCGCCGGGAGGAAGGGGAGCCGTGACGGGGAGAGCGCGTGGCAGCCGCACGTGGGGAAGAAGGGCGCCACAAGGAAAAGCGGGTCGCCCTTCCTCGAGACCTCGACCCCAGCACCACGCCGCCCTTCCTCACACCCTCCCCCACCGTGTCCTTCTCCTTCGTCTCCCCCACCCTCATCCGCCGTCCTCACCGCGCCGCCCTccctcaacccccccccccccccaccgcgCCGCCCTGCTTGCGCAATATAcgtcctgtttgtttggctgataagctatggctcCGTTGactagtttattgtgagagaaaaatactgttcgttagctgaaaaaatacggcttataagtatTGATAGCCCGGTGACGGACTGACGGGGAGGAACTGCGCCGGCACGAACTTGGGTGGGACGGGAAGAGAactgcgccgcgccgcgccgtgccGTCACCCGCCAGGCCACCATCATCAAAACGGTGTCCAGTTCTAACCCGATTGGAATCCGACGTGGCTGGCCCCATCGGACAGTGGCACAGACTTCCTTTGCGCGCGCATAAATACGCGGTTTCCCAGGGTGACCGACGCAAGTAGCGATAACTCTGCCCCTGTCCGCAGGGTCTAATACGAAAAAGGCGATTTGTTATCAATCGAACCAAGCAACTATCGCTTCCGTCGCCGgcgagcctcctcctcctcctctctaaccgccgacgccgacgccgacgccgccgcgGAAGGGGAAGCGATGGGGTTTTTGGACGGCCTCCGTCTCGACACGCTGCTGAAGCGCGTCTGCAAGTCGCTGCTCAAGAAGCGGCTTGGGGATCTGATCCTCGGCGACCTCGACCTCGATCAGTTCGACATCCAGCTTGGCCGCGGCACGCTGCAGCTCAACGACCTCGCCCTCAACGCCGAGTTCATCAACCGTAAGGTGCGTTTTCTTCCGCGCCCTTCCCGCCTGCTCTCGCGGCTCCCGCGTCTTGTTCTCCCTCCCATGTGTATTGGAGCCGTCGCAGTTCGCTTCCGATTAGGCGCAGAGGGAGGTTAGGTTTTGTGATGGTTCCATCGCCGACTGCCGCTCGCCTGTTTTCTGGGTGATCGAATTGTGGCGTGTGGAAGTTAAGAACTTGGTACTGAAGTTAGGAATAATTTGATTTGATTCCCGGGTGGGTTTAGTTGTTTCGTTTTAAATCCTGATCGTGATTGGCCACTGTTTTGTGGCGCGAATTCTAGTTGGTATTGAGGCAGGGGTTTTGGCTATTTTCGTGCTGGACCTGAAGGCTGGTGGGGAAAAGAAGTGGAGCTGTAGAAATTTTTTTGATTGATGTCTGTGTCAATTTTGGTCAATCTCAATTTGTTGTTCTATTGTATACTTCAGTAGTTTTTATTAGTTTAGTTTGTACATGCAAGTTTATGGAATAGCTGCAAAATCTGATCTTGGGGGCAGGAGAAGAGGCTATGCACCTTTGTTGCAGTGCATTCATACGAAGCATCCTAAATTAAAATACATTACAATGTAAAGCGTGTACACACCGAAATGCTAAGGGTGGCTAGTGTTAAATTCAATTTAACAGAAAGTATCATGTGGCCAGTTAGTCTATGATTTTACTTGCTGTTATCTGTAGGTTCAATACTCTTTGTTCACTATTTTTCTTCTCATTTGATTCATTGTGGTACTTAGCATACCACAATCATCTCTTATTCGAATGCCAAAAAAAAGTTGTGGAACCTGCAGAAGTTAAATTGTTTGCTTCCTGTCTTAAAGTGAAATAATCAGTTAATTTTCTGTATTATTTCAGTTATCAGGATCTCCTATTACGCTGAAAGAAGGATCGATAAAATCCCTGTTAGTTAGATTCTCTGCTAGCTGCAAGATTGTTGTTGAAGAATTGGAGCTTCTGCTTGCTCCATCTGTTGCAAGTGAAGCTGATGATGTGCATACTGAATGCTCTGTCTCTGGTAGTACTAGTGACACACAGACACTAGTCAAGACCCAAAGAAATGAATCTGATAGTAATCAGTGTTCCACTTCTGTATCTCGAGATGTGGATGAAGGTGTAAAGAGAATTGCCAGTGCGGTCAAATGGTTTCTGACAAGCTTTAATATCAAGTTAAAGAATGTCTATGTCGTATTTGATCCTCAAATCAGTTTGAATAGTAGACTCCCAGAAACTAGTCGATCTCTAGTTTTCCGAATTAAAGAGGTGGAATTTGGAACCCAACTTGGTCTATTTAAACTGGACAACTTTTTAACTTTCCATGAGGCGGTCATTGAGTTTTTGAAGATGGATGATGTCGATGCAGTGCTTCAAAATGATCCAATTAGAGGAACAGCTGACATTTCGGCACGTCATAGTACTACTGCAGTATTAACTGGTCCCATTGGTGGCTTCTCCGGTAAACTCAACTTAAGCATCCCATGGAATAAGGGGTGCTTGAACTTTGAGAAAATTGATGCAGATGTATCAGTTGATTCATTAGAATTACGGTTACAATTCAGCAGCATCCAGTGGATCATGAATGTATGGGATTCTCTCCAAAGAAAGCCAGTAGACGAACAGAGTTGTGTTCATAATATTGCAGATATCTCTATTAGTTCTTCCAGCTCTGCCTTCTGTCCACCTGCTTCAAGCTCTTTGAAGCCAGGTTCAGATTCTGTGATAGCCACCAGTGAATACTTGGCACAGAGCACATTTTATCAAAGCAAGCAGGATAAAATTCAGGATTCTTTCCTTACAAGGGCACATGTGATAACAGACTGGATGGAGCCTGTTGCCCGTAAGGATCTAGGCGACCCTGATTCAGATTGTGATGAAAGGTTTGTTTCTGCCCTACATTTCATTCCTTGAAATTCTAATTAACTCTCATAGTGCACCTTGGAATTAATTTTGCCATATTATTGTCAATGTTGCTATACCACAATTTGCTTCTGTTTCTATATTTTGTGAATATTAGACCAGCTATAAGGTCTTCAAAATTAGTCCATTGGTCTGTGCATGCTTTCCATCTGTAAACACTAAACAGCTTTTCTTTCATTTCTTTTCATTTATGGCCACCACAGAACACACTTATTGCTATCTTCTTTCTCGAATTGTTCTTTACTGCATTCTTTGAAGCCCTGTattaataatttatataaaaCAGGGCAATTTGCAGAGGGCCATTGGCATTATTTGCTTGAGTATTTCTCTGCACCTTTGATATATAGCCAGGAGTTTTAGTGGTCAAATGTGCTAGTTCTCTTCTTTGGCTTTAGCATAAATTTCCCTTTGCTTTGGCACTTAAGTAATTCTTCCATAAGAATTTCTTTCTGTTTTCAAAGTTTCATTTATTTTTATTGTTGTGGGAAGCATGCTATTTTTTTAAAAGAAGTTGTTTTTGGGATGTTCTAATTACTAATCCCTTGTTATTTCTGACAGCATTGATCAGTTCTTTGAATGTTTTGAGGAATTGAGGAACTCCCAGTCAAGTTTAGGAAACAGTGGTATATGGGACTGGACGTGTTCAGTGTTCAATGCCATAAGTTTTGCATCCACTTTAGCTTCTGGATCTGATCAAGTTCCTAAAGGTATTCATTCCAACTTTGGTGTATTACTTTCAGTTTACTAATGCTTATGCCATACCTTCCACTCTTCTTGGTTTTGGTTATGAATGAATAATGTGGCTTCTTCATCTGCCATTTTCTTTGACTCTTGAAACTATCCATGTTAAATAGATTGTTTTTCTTAGGAAAAAAAGTGGCATCCTTTACATGGACAGTCTCCAAAACACAGCTTTTCCTGAACCAATAAATTATGATATCATGAAAGTATTTATCAAGCTGAATCTGTACATGCTAAACTTTAAACATTCATCGAGATATTGTTGGTCAAGCTTAAAGTTCATTTACTGCTTGTGTCCCAATAGGGCAACTTTTTTTTCTTGTGACTGGAATATGTATCAGACTGTCAGCACCTAAGTATATCGATGAATGATGGAACATGCTCTGGACCTCTGATTCAATTGATGGTATTGTTAAAAAACGTTTTTTCTTTTCAAATTAGTATTAGAAATTGAAAAAACGGATTTTAATTAACAGAGTAAAGTAGTTGACTGAATGTACTGAAAAAACACCCTTAACATTCGACGCAGTTCTCAATTCATGCAAAAACACAGTGTTTCATCAAAAGCTTATATACCATGTTCTAAGTTTGCCCATTATGATGTTGATCGCACTTCTTTATTATGAATAGCAACAGACGTGACTTAAGAATAATAGCTTACTGACACTATCATGGTCATCTGTTAGTACCACAGGCATGAACAAAACCGTTGCATTTATTTCAATTATGGAACCATGTGGTTGTAGTATTTTACTTTTGCCACTGAAATGATCAGATCATCCATATATATGACTACTTATTTTACTTTTCATTCGGTAACAGAACCAGTTGTGGAGAGGACCTTACGAGCCTCCATCACTGAGGTATCTGTTCTTCTTTTGTTCAGTGATGACACAGATATCGAAAATTCCAGTGTTCCTGTCAGTGCATTGGATGATATGAGAAATTCTGAAATGTTTTCAAGCTGCCTTTCCTCTGAGCATTTTGAGAAATCAATTATATCTCCTGCTAAAGCTTCCAGCTTAAATATGCATCATCTCAAAGCCAAGTGTGAGAACATTCACCTTGATCTACAGGTATTCATTTTGTCTGTACTGGTACAGCAGTGCTTCTTAATCCATGCATCATTTTAGTTTCACCAAGCTTGGtgtttaatatttttttcttattgaTATCTGCAGACTTATCCAAAAAATGTAAGGTTCAAGGCATCAATTGCCCAAATTAAGCTTGATGAATACTACCGTGCCGGAAACAATAATTCAGATGATTCAAACCTTGGTAACCACTTCTTGAACAATAACTTGCGGCAAGGAGTTCAAGCTTCCCTCCCTCAGTGCTTGTTTGCTGCTGGAGATCACTCGGTGGAAACCTATGAATTTTGTGGCAACAGTTCAAGTGAATTGAGTCAATTGACTAAAGTTGAATTGCTAAAAACTTTTGGCGAGTGCACATTCTATTATGATGTCAGTACCAAAGATCAAGATGGCAATTTAGTAAGCTCAACTTCTATGTCGATCCGTTTGGCTCCTTTGCTTTTATGGGTGCACTTCCATACAATATACATGCTACTGAGTTTTGTAAGTAAAGTTGAGTCTGATTTGTCACATGGAGAGCATAAAATTCAAAAGCATGGTGACGAAAAAGGAAGCAGATTGACTACCAGCACAAACATGTCCTCAAGTGGAAGTCTAAAAGTTCAGATATCCCTATCACCGGCAAGAATCGTCCTGTGCTTTCCATCTGAGTTTTCATGGGATTTGAGCCACCCATCTGTCCTGGATAAGTTCCTGGTGATCGACCACACTTCATGTCTGAACATGGTAGGAAACCCTCAAAATGAAATGCAAAATGAGGTTCATCTTAGCAAGCCGTGTACCTCAATCCATTTGGCTCTAGGGAACATAGACGTATATTTGGTCAAGCCAGTCAATAATGTATTGGTTGGTAGAATCTGTTCTTCAAGTAGGCAAACTTTCTCTACGATGAAGATTCTTTCTGTTACTGGAGCCAGTTATAATGACTCTGGCATCACACTGATCAGGAGAAAGTATCCTGTAACTGGCCCTGAGATTTTGAACAATGCTTGGAGTTTGCCAAAGCTGCATGATGAAAAGATTACTAAAAAACAGAACAGCAAATGGGCTGGCATTTCCCCTTCTTCAACACATGATCTTGCAGAGACAGGATCCAGTATGCGCCAGGAGCTCCTTAAGAGCACTGAGCTCTTATTTCATGTTCAACTTTCTTGTGTCTCAGTACAACTTAGTAAAAAGGATTGCGAGTTACTTAATAAGCTGCTAGATCATGTCATTGAGGGGATATCAAATGAACAAACAAGCATTTCTGGAAATTCCAAGGACCAATCTGTTCTGATCAATGATATCTGCATTCAAACATCTGTCCTTTTTGAATGCAGTATCTTGGAAATTTGCACTGAATTGAATGAAACAGTGGAAGTTGGTCCTTTATTACAGGCAGAACTAAAAGGATCCTGGAACTCTCTTAAGTTGAAAGTTTCAAAATTTTCTCTTTTCTCCTGTTCAAATGTTGGAGGCCTCAACAATGCCAGTTTTCTTTGGGTGAATCATGGTGAAGGTGAGCTTTGGGGTTCTGTTAGTGCTAAGAATGATAAAGTCCCTGGAGAAAGTAAAGATTTTCTTATAGTGGCTTGCAAGGACTCTGCCTGCAGGCGGGGTGATGGTGAAGGTACTAATGTGCTGTCTATTGGCGCTGCTGGCTGTTCTGTGACCCACATCAGGAACCCAAAGCTAAAAGAGAACTACACTTCTGTTGATGTTCGTTCTGGTACAATTGTAGCACCTGGT
The Miscanthus floridulus cultivar M001 unplaced genomic scaffold, ASM1932011v1 fs_313_2_3, whole genome shotgun sequence genome window above contains:
- the LOC136531277 gene encoding autophagy-related protein 2-like, with the protein product MGFLDGLRLDTLLKRVCKSLLKKRLGDLILGDLDLDQFDIQLGRGTLQLNDLALNAEFINRKLSGSPITLKEGSIKSLLVRFSASCKIVVEELELLLAPSVASEADDVHTECSVSGSTSDTQTLVKTQRNESDSNQCSTSVSRDVDEGVKRIASAVKWFLTSFNIKLKNVYVVFDPQISLNSRLPETSRSLVFRIKEVEFGTQLGLFKLDNFLTFHEAVIEFLKMDDVDAVLQNDPIRGTADISARHSTTAVLTGPIGGFSGKLNLSIPWNKGCLNFEKIDADVSVDSLELRLQFSSIQWIMNVWDSLQRKPVDEQSCVHNIADISISSSSSAFCPPASSSLKPGSDSVIATSEYLAQSTFYQSKQDKIQDSFLTRAHVITDWMEPVARKDLGDPDSDCDESIDQFFECFEELRNSQSSLGNSGIWDWTCSVFNAISFASTLASGSDQVPKEPVVERTLRASITEVSVLLLFSDDTDIENSSVPVSALDDMRNSEMFSSCLSSEHFEKSIISPAKASSLNMHHLKAKCENIHLDLQTYPKNVRFKASIAQIKLDEYYRAGNNNSDDSNLGNHFLNNNLRQGVQASLPQCLFAAGDHSVETYEFCGNSSSELSQLTKVELLKTFGECTFYYDVSTKDQDGNLVSSTSMSIRLAPLLLWVHFHTIYMLLSFVSKVESDLSHGEHKIQKHGDEKGSRLTTSTNMSSSGSLKVQISLSPARIVLCFPSEFSWDLSHPSVLDKFLVIDHTSCLNMVGNPQNEMQNEVHLSKPCTSIHLALGNIDVYLVKPVNNVLVGRICSSSRQTFSTMKILSVTGASYNDSGITLIRRKYPVTGPEILNNAWSLPKLHDEKITKKQNSKWAGISPSSTHDLAETGSSMRQELLKSTELLFHVQLSCVSVQLSKKDCELLNKLLDHVIEGISNEQTSISGNSKDQSVLINDICIQTSVLFECSILEICTELNETVEVGPLLQAELKGSWNSLKLKVSKFSLFSCSNVGGLNNASFLWVNHGEGELWGSVSAKNDKVPGESKDFLIVACKDSACRRGDGEGTNVLSIGAAGCSVTHIRNPKLKENYTSVDVRSGTIVAPGGRMDWINAICLLFSSGSDRTEKSDDSNTVNSYQSGEPYSSSLFIELADVAVSYEPHFKNSTLSAGAADRKLFSCLLAASSFKLHNKSASASAATDFDIQLRDLGLLISQSSGSTNATCSYGVDYLRKAGYAKVAQNTFIEASLRLDSSFWKLEISDSQFDIGTCHDTTHGLIGLGSQLQQLYGPDMQDALDHLQSRWNSVQQANRQNMAADASDKSDSSLEISADSGDYQSDGLLDDIIENAFYTQDCLDNNFWESNCHHLCSSSETDDGFELNAATSSHEFLRSTPEGNVTQISPERNACPDQIIDSYYMPEFHQSLSTLCDEEHKCTSGDNSRRTLESEDAGWYNNVPLTIVENHVLKRKNKQVEQVLQHEVASVCSLNPDEYCNLKGKVHIHDIDVKWRMYAGDDWLLPQKDSTSLTCTDGRDKSSSLEFTLRGLSIQVDMYPNGDISISKLSVAAEDLTLCDQSIHAPWKLVLGCYNSKDYPRESCSSAFRLELESVRPEPQAPLEDYRLHLEILPLQLHLDQEQLNFLINFFKNDSCNNDPHLHCENETVDVKSTSNGSNTVVDEALLPFFQKFDVKPLVLHINYIPRQFDPIALGKGNYAELLNILPWKGIDLKLKHVSAMGVYGWNSIGDTVAAEWLEDISKNQVHKLLKGLPPIRSLVAVGSGTRKLVSLPIKSYKKDRKLLKGVQRGAVAFIRSVTIEAVGLGVHLAAGAHDMLVKTEHALTTVPPPLASCEAKRTKHNIRANQPESAQQGMKQAYESLTDGFGRTASALIGNPIKVYNRGAGVGSVLATAICGAPAAAVAPVSASARALHYALLGLRNSLDPEHKKESMYKYQGPSQA